GAATGCCGTAGGACAACTGGGTCAAAAGTGGCGCGTGGCGCGGCAAAATGCCGATTTCGCCTTGAGGAGTTGGCGCTGCGATAAAGTCGACATCATCGCTAAAAGCCAACCGCTCTGGAGTTGCGAGCTCAACGTGAATCAATCAGGCCACTCCCGCCTCAAGTTTTTTGGCTTTCTCTTCGGCCTCTTGAATGGTGCCCACCATGTGGAACGCCGCTTCGGGGAGATGGTCCCATTTCCCTTCACAGAGTTCTTTGAATCCTTGAATGGTGTCTTTGAGTTTCACATAACGACCTTCAAGCCCCGTGAATTGTTGCGCAACGAAAAATGGTTGCGACAAAAATTTCTGTATTTTTCGGGCTCTGTTGACCGTCTGTTTATCGTCTTCAGATAACTCGTCCATTCCCAAAATCGCGATGATGTCTTGAAGTTCTTTATAACGGTTCAGAATCTGCTGAACCCGCCGGGCGACTGAATAATGTTCCTCACCCACCACACGCGGATCGAGAATCCGTGAGGTGGATTCAAGCGGGTCGACCGCGGGATAAATTCCCAACTCGGCAATTTGACGGGACAACACCGTCGTCGCATCCAAGTGGGAGAAGGTGGTGGCCACACCAGGGTCGGTTAAATCGTCGGCGGGAACATAGACGGCCTGAACGCTGGTGATGGATCCTTTTTTGGTGGACGTGATGCGTTCCTGGAGCCCGCCCACTTCCAAACCCAAGGTGGGTTGATAACCCACCGCGGAGGGCATGCGCCCCAACAGGGCCGACACTTCGGCTCCGGCCAACACAAAACGGAAAACATTATCGATAAACAAAAGGACGTCTTGATTCTCTTCATCTCGAAAATATTCGGCTTGGGTGAGCGCGGTGAGTCCCACGCGCAGTCGAGATCCCGGCGGTTCGTTCATTTGGCCGTAAACCAAAACCGTTTTAGAAAGAACGGAGTTTCCGTCGGCCAATTTGGCTTCTTGCATTTCATTCCACAAATCGTTGCCTTCGCGGGTTCGTTCACCCACGCCGCCAAATACCGACACGCCGCCGTGCTGTTTGGCCACATTGTTGATGAGCTCCATGATGATGACTGTTTTACCTACGCCCGCTCCGCCGAACAAACCAATCTTTCCCCCTTTGGAGTAGGGTTCGAGCAAATCGATCACTTTAATTCCGGTTTCAAAAACTTCCGGCGTCGTCACTTGATCAGTGAAGGAGGGTGGCGCTCTGTGAATCGGCAATGTTTTGGTGGCTTTGACGTCGCCACGATTGTCCTTGGGTTCACCCAACACGTTAAGAAGACGTCCCAGACAGGCTTTGCCCACAGGAACGGTGATGGGCGCTCCGGTGTCTTCCACTTCCATGCCGCGACCAATTCCCTCGGTGGGGCCCAAGGCAATGGCGCGAACCGTGTTATCCCCCCGGTGTTGAGCCACTTCAAGTGTTAAATTTACTTTTGTTTTTTGACCAGCCGATTCATATTCGCCTTTGACGCGCAACGCGTTCGTTAATGCGGGTAGGTGGCCTTCCGGAAATTCCACATCCAACACGGGACCGATGACTTGTACGACTTTGCCTTTCATGTTCTTCTCCTTTATTCCTCCCCGTGCTTCACAACGGGGAGGAATTAATACAAACGAAAGAAATAAAGTTACAAAATCGTCGCCCCGGCAAGCCTTTGGCCGGGGTCCAGGTTTTCTTCGATATCAGAACCTGGGTCCCGGCCAAGAAGCTTGCCGGGACGACGAACTTTCCAAATGTCGCATCACTTATGTCGCTTGTATTAATTCTGCAATGCTTCCGCGCCGCTCACGATCTCCGCCAATTCTTTGGTGATTCCCGCTTGGCGCACTTTGTTCATGGTGAGCGTTAACGAAGAAATTAAATCACGCGCATTGTTGGTGGCATTTTCCATGGCGGTCATGCGCGCGGCCAATTCGGCGGCTTGAGACTCGAGCAAAATTCGAAAAATCTGCGCTTTGAGATAACGCGGCAACAATTCCTCAAGAATTTCTTGGCGGTTGGGTTCGTAAATGAAATCTTGGTGGGGTTTCGCCGCAGGCAAAGCGGACATGGGAAGCAAAGGTTTCACCACCAACTGTTGCTGAAGCCGAGACTTAAATTCGTTGTAGATAAAAACGATTCCGCGCGTATCCGTATTTAGAAAAGTGTCGATCAATTCCGAGCCAATGATTTCCGCCTGCGTGTATTGAAGCTGCTGAAAAATTCCCACATATTCTTTTTCAATGTTTTTCGAGAATCGCCGGAAGAAATCTCTCCCTTTCTTTCCCACCAGCCACAGTCGAAGGTTCAAATCCTGATGTTCGCGAAGGTATTGCGTGGCTTTTCGTATCAAATTGGCATTGAACCCGCCGCACAAGCCGCGGTCGGAGGTGACGAGCACCACGTCCAAACGGCGGCTGTCCCTTTGTTGCAGGAGCGGATGAAGTTCGAGGGCCGTCTCCTTATTTTCCTGAATCAGATAGGAAATTTCTTGAAGCAAAAGCTCCAATTTATCCACAAAGGGCCGGGCCGAGAGAATACGTTCTTGGGCGCGGCTCAGCCTTGCCGCCGACACCATTTTCATCGCTTTGGTGATCTGCTGCGTGGATTTGACCGACTTAACTTTTTGCCGGAGTTCTCTAAGAGAAGCCATGGGTTTGAGATCCTACTTCTCTGAAAACCCTTTCTTAAAGTCGTTGATCAGTTGTCCCAGCTTCTCCATAAAGGCGTCCGACATTTTGTCACCCTTCTTAATTTCCGAAAACACATCGGGGGCCTTGGATTCCAGACTGGCCAAAAGTTTCGATTCGAATTCGCGCACCCGGTTGACCGGAACATCATCCAAAAAGCCTTTCACGCCGGCAAAAATAACCACCACCTGTTTGGCGACGTCCATCGGAACATATTGCCCTTGTTTTAAAAGCTCCACCATGCGCTGCCCACGGGAAAGTTTGGCCAAGGACGTTTTGTCGAGCTCGGAGGCGAATTGAGCGAAGGCGGCGAGTTCGTTGTACTGCGCCAAATCAAGCCGGAGAGCGCCGGCAATCTGACGCATGGCTTTTATTTGAGCGCTGCCGCCGACCCGAGAAACCGATAGACCCACGTTGACGGCAGGACGAACACCTGAATAAAAAAGGCTGCTTTCCAGGTAAATTTGCCCGTCCGTGATGGAGATCACGTTCGTTGGAATATAGGCCGACACGTCGCTGGCTTGCGTCTCAATAATAGGAAGCGCGGTAATGGACCCGCCCCCATGCTCTTTTGACAGTTTGCAAGCGCGCTCGAGCAAACGCGAATGGAGGTAGAACACATCTCCCGGATAGGCTTCGCGGCCGGGAGGTCGGCGAAGCAAAAGCGACATTTGCCGGTAGGCCTGAGCATGTTTGGTCAGATCGTCATAGACGCAAAGGACATGTTGGCCATTCCAGGAAAATTCTTCGCCCATCGTCACACCGGAATATGGCGCCAAATATTGAAGCGGGGCTTGTTCGGCCGCGCTGGAGGCCACCACAATGGTGTAATCCATCGCTCCCGCATCGGTGAGAGTTTGGACCACCGAGGCAACCGTGGATTGTTTTTGTCCCACTGCCACATAAATACAAATGGGGCGGTCTTTGGTATTTTTTTGGTTGATGATGGTGTCGACCGCAATGGCCGTTTTTCCGGTTTGGCGATCGCCAATAATCAATTCACGTTGTCCTCGTCCGATCGGAATCATGGCATCGATGGCTTTGATCCCGGTTTGAAGTGGTTCTCGCACCGATTGGCGGTCCACCACCCCCGAAGCGATCACTTCCACAGGCCTGGTTTTTTTCGTTTTGATGGGGCCTTTGCCATCAATGGGCTGACCCAGCGGGTTCACCACACGACCAATGAGTTCCGGGCCCACCGGCACTTCCATGATGCGGCCGGTTCGTTTGACCTGGTCGCCTTCTTTGATGTGGGAATCTCGCCCCAGAATGGCCACGCCCACCGAGTCGTTTTCCAAATTTAAAACCATGCCATAGGTGTCTTGAGGAAACTGCAAGAGCTCTCCGTTCAAGGCTGATTCAAGCCCATACACGCTGGCGATTCCATCTCCAATCTGGAGCACCGTTCCCACTTCTTGTATTTCGGACTTGATATTAATCTCCGCGATCTGCTTTTTAATCGCGCTGGTAATTTCTTCTGGTTTTATGGCCATAAAATATCCTTTTAGTTCGCGCTGTGTATCAGCGCCTGTCGAAAGTTTTCAATTCGCCCTTTGATGCTCGCGTCCAACACTTTGTCGCCCATTTTGACCCACACACCGCCAATCAGGTCTTTTGTGACCTCAAACTGGCCCAACACCTTTCCGCCCAGCCTGGACGCCAAGCTGGCCTCCACTTCTTTTTTCTGCGCGGGGTTCAGGGGAATGGCCGTTTTGATGAGCGCGCGGTGCAAGCCTTTTTCCGCATCTCCCAAACCAAGCAATTGCTCATGAATGACGGGGAGCAAATCCAACCGTTTGCGTTCAGCGAGAAGCTCCGTAAAACGCAACGTCAACTTATTTGAAGTCACCGCTCGAATCAGACGTTGTTTTAACTCCACTTTCACCAACGGATTTAAGAGCAATCGCTTGAAATCAGCGGAAGAACCATAGGCTTGCGATAAATTCCCCAAAGCTTGAAGCACATCCTCAAGCTCACTTGTTTCAACCGCCACCTGATAAACCGCCTTGGCGTAACGCCGGGCCACTGTCACATTTCTCATCAATTGGCTCCTGTGACGCTTTTTAAAGCGTCCTTAAGAACATCTTCTTGCACACGCGCATCCAAAGACCGGTTGACGATTTTCTCCGCGATCGCCATTGAAAGCCCCGCCACTTCTTTTTGGAGTTCCCCTTTCAGCCGTTCCGTTTCACCCGCCAAATCACGGCGCCCTTTTTCAAGGGTCCGCTCCGATTCCTCTTTGGCGGCGGTTAAAAGATCCGCGCGCGCTCTCGCCGCTTCATTCCTGGCCTGGTTCACCATCTCTTGGATGGTGCGCTGAGCTTCCGTCAATTGTGATTCATACTTTAAGCGAAGCGCTTCTGCTTCAGCTTGGGCTTTTTCCGCCCGCTCCAAATCACCCCTTATTTTCCCTTCGCGTTGATTGATTCCTTCAAGAATGGGCTTCCAAGCCGCTTTCTTAAGGATCAGAACCAACAGAGCGAAAGTGACGATCGTGGTAATGATCAGACCCAAGTC
Above is a window of Elusimicrobiota bacterium DNA encoding:
- the atpD gene encoding ATP synthase subunit beta, producing the protein MKGKVVQVIGPVLDVEFPEGHLPALTNALRVKGEYESAGQKTKVNLTLEVAQHRGDNTVRAIALGPTEGIGRGMEVEDTGAPITVPVGKACLGRLLNVLGEPKDNRGDVKATKTLPIHRAPPSFTDQVTTPEVFETGIKVIDLLEPYSKGGKIGLFGGAGVGKTVIIMELINNVAKQHGGVSVFGGVGERTREGNDLWNEMQEAKLADGNSVLSKTVLVYGQMNEPPGSRLRVGLTALTQAEYFRDEENQDVLLFIDNVFRFVLAGAEVSALLGRMPSAVGYQPTLGLEVGGLQERITSTKKGSITSVQAVYVPADDLTDPGVATTFSHLDATTVLSRQIAELGIYPAVDPLESTSRILDPRVVGEEHYSVARRVQQILNRYKELQDIIAILGMDELSEDDKQTVNRARKIQKFLSQPFFVAQQFTGLEGRYVKLKDTIQGFKELCEGKWDHLPEAAFHMVGTIQEAEEKAKKLEAGVA
- the atpG gene encoding ATP synthase gamma chain → MASLRELRQKVKSVKSTQQITKAMKMVSAARLSRAQERILSARPFVDKLELLLQEISYLIQENKETALELHPLLQQRDSRRLDVVLVTSDRGLCGGFNANLIRKATQYLREHQDLNLRLWLVGKKGRDFFRRFSKNIEKEYVGIFQQLQYTQAEIIGSELIDTFLNTDTRGIVFIYNEFKSRLQQQLVVKPLLPMSALPAAKPHQDFIYEPNRQEILEELLPRYLKAQIFRILLESQAAELAARMTAMENATNNARDLISSLTLTMNKVRQAGITKELAEIVSGAEALQN
- the atpA gene encoding ATP synthase subunit alpha, encoding MAIKPEEITSAIKKQIAEINIKSEIQEVGTVLQIGDGIASVYGLESALNGELLQFPQDTYGMVLNLENDSVGVAILGRDSHIKEGDQVKRTGRIMEVPVGPELIGRVVNPLGQPIDGKGPIKTKKTRPVEVIASGVVDRQSVREPLQTGIKAIDAMIPIGRGQRELIIGDRQTGKTAIAVDTIINQKNTKDRPICIYVAVGQKQSTVASVVQTLTDAGAMDYTIVVASSAAEQAPLQYLAPYSGVTMGEEFSWNGQHVLCVYDDLTKHAQAYRQMSLLLRRPPGREAYPGDVFYLHSRLLERACKLSKEHGGGSITALPIIETQASDVSAYIPTNVISITDGQIYLESSLFYSGVRPAVNVGLSVSRVGGSAQIKAMRQIAGALRLDLAQYNELAAFAQFASELDKTSLAKLSRGQRMVELLKQGQYVPMDVAKQVVVIFAGVKGFLDDVPVNRVREFESKLLASLESKAPDVFSEIKKGDKMSDAFMEKLGQLINDFKKGFSEK
- the atpH_1 gene encoding ATP synthase subunit delta, with the translated sequence MRNVTVARRYAKAVYQVAVETSELEDVLQALGNLSQAYGSSADFKRLLLNPLVKVELKQRLIRAVTSNKLTLRFTELLAERKRLDLLPVIHEQLLGLGDAEKGLHRALIKTAIPLNPAQKKEVEASLASRLGGKVLGQFEVTKDLIGGVWVKMGDKVLDASIKGRIENFRQALIHSAN
- the atpF gene encoding ATP synthase subunit b, sodium ion specific → MDKLLNPDLGLIITTIVTFALLVLILKKAAWKPILEGINQREGKIRGDLERAEKAQAEAEALRLKYESQLTEAQRTIQEMVNQARNEAARARADLLTAAKEESERTLEKGRRDLAGETERLKGELQKEVAGLSMAIAEKIVNRSLDARVQEDVLKDALKSVTGAN